The window ATGACCTATATGAAGTAGCCTATGGTGTCAAAACCAATGTTCGAGGTAAGGACTTTATTGATGTGGAAATTGTAATGAAGCCACCGGATCAACGAGACATGGGCCCCAAAGAATTGATAGCAATATGGAGAGACAATATTGGTGATATAAAAGGAGTGGATCAAATTAATTTTGAGGCTGAAAGAGGTCCGGGCGGTGCCAGACAAGATATTAGTGTAGATTTAAGTCATCCAGATATAGAAGTTTTGGAAAGAGCCAGTCAGGCATTTTTGGAGCGTGTGGAATCTTTTACTGAAACCCGTGATGTAAGTGACAATTATAACAAAGGAAAACGCCAATTGGGCTTTGAGCTGTTACCGGAAGGCCGAAACTTAGGCTTAACTCCCAATATGGTCGGACAGCAAGTTAGGGATGCCTTTTTTGGTGCTTTGGCCATGCGACAATTAAGAGGAATCAATGAATTTGAGGTTAGGGTAAAACTACCCCTTGAAGAGCGAAAAGACATCCATTATCTAGAAGATTTTATCATTCAGGCTCCCAATGGTGTATCTGTTCCATTATTGGATGTGGTTCGGGTCAAGGAAGGAGAGACTTTTACCAATATTAACAGAAGAGATGGAAAAAGAGTGGTGAATGTAGGAATGGACGTAGAACCTCCTGCGGCCCAAACCAGAGTGCTTAAAGCATTAAACCAACAAGTTTTGCCTCAACTCCGGGCTGATTTCCCCGGAATTGCTTGGACCTATGAAGGAAGCCAAGCCCAAATGAGGGAATCTACCGAAGCCCTATGGTCAGGTTTTATAATTGCTATGCTTTTGATTTTCTGTCTTTTAGCCATTGCATTGAATAGCTATTCCCAGCCTATCATTATCATGTTGGCCATACCATTTGGAATTGTTGGTGCTGTCATAGGTCATATTCTCTTGGGATATGATTTATCTTTGGTTAGCCTTATGGGTGTAATCGCTTTATCAGGAGTGGTGGTGAATGATTCGCTAATTATGATTGATTATGCCAATAAAAATCGGAAAGCGTTTTCGGCTTACGAAGCCATTCATGAAGCAGGTGTAAGGCGCTTCAGGCCTATTATTTTGACCACTTTGACCACTTTTGGAGGCTTGACACCCATAATCCTAGAGACCTCAAGTCAAGCATTCCAGCTTATTCCTATGGCCATTTCTTTAGGTTTTGGGATCATATTCGCTACAGCCATTATTTTAGTAATTGTTCCATGTCTTTATATGATTTTTGAAGATTTAGTAGCTGCAGTTAAATCCAAAGAAAAGGTAAATACCTAGTACCATGTGGCCTAAAAATAAATGATGACCTAAGACCTTAACCCAATTTTCCTGTTGTTAGATGAAAAAGTTGAGCAAAGAAGGTTAAAATGTGGAAGCTTATTTTTTGGATGAATATTAAGGCAAATATAGTTTTATATTAAGTAGCCTAGCTAATTCTCCCTTTTGCAACCAGTAAGAGAGAATTTTTTACCACAAAAAACTTATGAGATGGCATAGAGGCATCAGGGCATTCAATCTAAGGCTCCAGCTTGGCATTCAAATATTTTGCTCCTTATTTTTTAAGGAAAAAAGCTCCTAAATTATCCTTAAAAGGATTCATTTTTATTTTGGATATTAATCTATTTTACAATTCTTTTTAATTTTTTTTAAATCTGAACAAATTTTACAACGCCCATAACATAAGTTAGTTACAGGTATATTTCACTCAATTTCCTAATCTATTCAATAATAAATTTCGCTGAAATTGAATTTTTTTTAATTGACAGAGAGGGATTTTTAAAACACCTGCGTCTAAAGAGGAAAATAAAAAATAAAAATGAAAAAGATATTAATAATGCTCGCAATGGTTGCTTTTACGTTGATGGCTTACGCACAAGGTAAAAGACCCGAACCTCCTACAACGGATGAAATGATTGAAATGGCCACTAAAGAATTGGGCCTATCAGAAGAACAGGCAACAGAATGGAAATCCATACACGAAAAGTATGCAGATGACTTAAAATCTAGAAAAACTGCCAAAGAGGCAAGGGAAAAAATGGATACCGAATTGCAGGCTACTTTAACTGAAAACCAGTTGGAAACTTATTTAGAAAAAAAGAAAGAACGAGGTAGCCGACCTGCTAGGGGACCCAGAGAATAATTAACCTTAAGTAATCTTTAATGAAAGGTCTTAATTTCTAATTTCAATCAGCAACTGGTAATTAATGGTGTTGGTTAAAGGCCCAAATTTGACGAAAATGAAAAAAATGAAAAATACATCATTATTGAGGTATACAAAACTCTTGTATCTATTGCCTTTTGTTTTCGCTTTAGCTTCTTGTGTGGAAGATGTTGAAGAAGTTGTTGATGGGGAAGATGATGAGGTTGAGGTAATCATAGATGATACTGATTTTGAAGCTACCGATTGGACCACAGCAACGCATAGCAATGATGTTGATCCTGATTTTGATGAAGTGTTCAATGATCAGGAGGTTAAAAGGTTGGATATAGTCATTACAGAAGATCGCTGGCAGACCATGATCAGTGATATGACCAATATATACGGTACTTTTGGTTCTAGGAGTGGTGGTGGCCCGGGTGGAGCCGGTAATTTTTCAGATGAAGATCCTGTTTTTGTACCTGCTGAAATATTTTATGAAGATAAAGAATGGTACAGAGTAGGGGTTCGATTCAAAGGCAATTCCAGCTTACAAAGTAGTTGGCAGTCAGGGATTTTAAAGTTATCATTTAAACTTGATTTTGATGAATTTGAGGATGATTATCCACAAATAAAAAACCAACGCTTTTATGGTTTCAAGAAGTTAAGCTTGAAGAATAACTACAATGACAAATCCATGCTGAGAGAAAAGGTTGCGACTGAAGCGTTTCGAGATGCCGGATTAGTAGCTTCACATACTGCCTTTTATACTGTCTATGTTGACTATGGAGATGGCCCGATTTATTTTGGATTGTACACCTTGGTCGAAGAAGTTGATGATACGGTTATTGATACCCAGTACAATGACAACGATGGAAATTTGTACAAGCCTGATGGAGATGCTGCCAGCTTTGCCTATGGAACTTTTGACGAAAATGAATATGTGAAGAAGACCAATGAGGATGAGGCAGATTTCTCCGATGTTGAAAGTTTACTGTCGGTATTACATGATGCTACAAGAACATCAGATCCGGCCCTTTGGAGAGCCAATCTTGAGGAAGTTTTTGACACAGATGTTTTCTTAAAGTACTTGGCCGTAAATACAATCATTCAAAATTGGGATACTTACGGGAGGATGACACATAATTATTTTCTGTACAATGATCCTGATACTGATAAATTGAATTGGATTCCTTGGGACCATAATGAAGCCCTTCAAAATGGAAACCAACAGGGAAGTTTACCATTAAATTTCT of the Cyclobacterium marinum DSM 745 genome contains:
- a CDS encoding CotH kinase family protein — protein: MKNTSLLRYTKLLYLLPFVFALASCVEDVEEVVDGEDDEVEVIIDDTDFEATDWTTATHSNDVDPDFDEVFNDQEVKRLDIVITEDRWQTMISDMTNIYGTFGSRSGGGPGGAGNFSDEDPVFVPAEIFYEDKEWYRVGVRFKGNSSLQSSWQSGILKLSFKLDFDEFEDDYPQIKNQRFYGFKKLSLKNNYNDKSMLREKVATEAFRDAGLVASHTAFYTVYVDYGDGPIYFGLYTLVEEVDDTVIDTQYNDNDGNLYKPDGDAASFAYGTFDENEYVKKTNEDEADFSDVESLLSVLHDATRTSDPALWRANLEEVFDTDVFLKYLAVNTIIQNWDTYGRMTHNYFLYNDPDTDKLNWIPWDHNEALQNGNQQGSLPLNFSGLNASSWPLIGYLYADEVYKAKYDAYVEEVINGAFNTSTVQAKYTTYAALIEQYATSENNGYTFLNSSGDFQNAVSALMSHATSRANAVSSYLNN